CCTGCTGGAAATGTggctggagcctccagaagacGTCTTCTCAACAGGATCCTTCCTGGAGCTGGGACTCCATGGTCCACCTTCAGAGGTCCCAGTAACTAGGCTACAGGAACAGGGGCTGCAAGGCTGGGAGTCCAGTGGGGGCCATGGCTGTGTGAGTGTGATGAATGGGAGTGGGTGTGGGTTGAGACAACTCTGTAATAAAAAGTCCAAGAGGCTTCAGCTTCCACTTAGAGAAAGGTCTGAAGACAGAGCCCCTAAAATAGACATGAGCTGTAACTATGCTCATGTCCAAGGACAGAAGGGACTGAAACTGAAGCATGAAGGATCTAGTTTTGACGTTAGATAGGACTTCCAGAATTCTTCcttatacacatatacaccctCTTCTACTGTAGGGTCTTCAAGAGAGTGAGCCTGAAGATTTCCTGAAACTTTTCATTGATCCTAATGAAGTGTACTGCTCAGAAGCATCTCCTGGCAGTGACAGTGGAATCTCTGAGGATCCTCGCCATCCAGACAGTCCCCCTGCCCCCAAGCCACCCAGTTCCCCTGCCCTCTATGAGGTTGTCTATGAGGCAGGGACCCTGGAGAGGATGCAGGGGGAAGCTGGGCCAGCTGTAGGGCTCATCTCCATCCAAATAGGTCAGTGTTCCTTGTGGGAAGCAGACAACGGCCCTTCAGGTCCAGCCCTAACCCTGGGGTTAAGGGAGTTTCCCCAACCTGTGCCATTACCCAGGGCCTGCGGCCATCCACCTCCTTTCTCCCAGCCACCTATGTTTCCCTCAGATCAGTGGAGCCCACCATTTATGGTGCCCGATGCCTGTGTGGTCAGTGAGCCGCCTCCCGATGCTCATGCCCACATCCTGCCCAGAGCAGGCACTGTAAACTCAGTGCCTCCTGCAGCCCTGGTGAGTCCTGGGGGTCAGCTGTGTTCAGTACTCCCTGATACACAGAACTGGGGAGAAGGGGATGAGGGAGGGGAAAACTGATGCTGAACACTGTCTTTGCCCTAAATTTTGTGGCATCAGGCCTGAGTGCCAGGGAGATGTGGGCAACTTTAAGAGCAGGAAAAGACAAGAGAGACAGAATCCCTTGGGGCTAAGGGGGTGATGCCTCAGTTAAGGAGAGGGTGGGCTGAGGGAATCCAGGGACAGGGCTTAGGAGAAAGCCCGGGCCCACGAGCATTGTCTGCTCAGCTAGGGCCATCGTCTCAGCTTTGGGTCAGGATGTGGAAATGTGACAGGCCACCTGGGAATCCAACTGGTTACTGGGCACAGAATGTAGAAGCTACTGCAACTACGTTTTTTACTGGAACAATGGTTCCCCAGGCACCCACTGCCCATGGTTACAGTGTAGGGGAGTAACACATCACATACCTTCCCAAGGCTAGCTGGGCTGGTTCCTGCAGTGGGGATGAGGAGGGGGTCTTGCCCAGGTCACTGTTCCTCCCTTTATCCTGAAAAGAACTCCTTGTGTGCAAAAGGCAGGGAATAGGTTCTAGCCTCCCTGCAAATCTGTGGTTGAAGCTGAGACCAGAAGCCAAGCCAAGCATCTTAGAATCTTGTGCTGAGGAATCTTAAAAAGTCTGAGGCATCTAAATTTGAGTGTGCATCAGAAACACTGGGGAGTTTgttctggaccaccagggaagtcccagtttggttttttgtgtgtgtgtgtggtacgcgggcctctcactgctgtggcctctccctttgtggagcacaggctccggacgcgcaggctcagcggccatggctcacgggcccagctgctccgtggcatgtgggaccttcccggaccggggcatgaacccgtgtcccctgcatcggcaggcggactctcaaccactgtgccaccagggaagccccctgttttgtttttaaaataaaaccctctaggggaattccctggcagtccagcggttaggactgcacttccactgcagggggcacgggttccatccctggtcagcaactaagatcccacaagccgcaggcacagccaaaaatacatacatacataaataaaaaatacctctAGACCTCATTTTTAGAGATTTTGATGAGGTGGATTGGGAAGGACACCCCTCTAATGATTCACCAAATAGTCACAGGGGCAAGAAGGGAACATCAGAATAAGGCAGAGATAGTAGTGGTTTAGCTAAAAGCCAAAGACCATCAACAGGCCAAAGCAAATTCCTCTTGAGTCACAAAGTGAAGCATAAATCTTTCAAAAAGAAGTATTAGTTAGAAAAGCAAGTTACTCAGTTGATGGGCTCACATTAAACAGACACCTGTCTATGTTCCCCACATACTTTGTTATGAGAAGCTGTTCAGTCTGGTTGCCTTTGGGGAATTCTTTGAGGGGACAGAACTTCAGTCTGAAAGGTAGGGCTCAGCCCCTAGGGGAGGATGGGCCATCGCCCCAGGGATCTCCTTGTGGTTGGCAGGTAATGGTAACACTCTGCCAAGCTGAAGTTAATGGCTGACAATGAATCATTTGCCTGCTGTAAGATCAAGCAAACCCTACCTTAGTGAGCTACTCCACATCCTCTTCCAATACCCACAAGATCTGCGGAAATGTGGACCAGAATAGCCCCTTCCTAACTTGCTGTGATTGCCAAGGTCTTAAGTCTGTGGGCAAAAATATGACAAAACCACCTTTCTTCCTTGTCAGCCTCAGGAAGTCCCTGTGGTTTAATCAACAGTCTGCATTAAGGTCCCTGCCTCTCATCTCATTTTACAGCTTGTTATTCCTCAGTGCAAATAGGAAACTCTCCAGGAGGCATGCAAAGGGAACAGCATGCATACTGAAAATGGGATGACCCTCTTTCCATTCTCATCTTCTCTCGTCCCCCACCAGCTGCCCTGTCAAACCTTGTTCCTGACAGAAGAGGAGAAGCGTCTGCTGGGACAGGAAGGGGTGTCCCTACCCCCTCACCTGCCCCTCACCAAGGTAACATAATTCCCCAAAGGGTATCGTAACCCAGCGGCCCTACCATGGCCTCTGAGGAGCCAGGATAGCAGGGGAAAAGTTGAGGAGTTGGGGGAGGTTAAGGGCCCAGGACTGACACACCCTGGGCCCCCAGGCAGAGGAGAGGGTCCTCAAGAAGGTCAGGAGGAAAATCCGTAACAAGCAGTCAGCTCAGGACAGTCGGCGGCGGAAGAAAGAGTACATCGATGGACTAGAGAGCAGGTATGTTTGGACTCACATTTCTGGATTCACGACTGGGCCCCCTTCCTCACCAAGGCAGGCAAGGTCAGGGACTCATGATTACAGAGCCTTATCCTACCTTTCCACCCTTCCTAGGGTGGCTGCCTGTTCTGCACAGAATCAGGAACTACAGAAAAAAGTCCAGGAGCTGGAGAGGCACAACATGTGAGTGAAAATATAGTGTGTGTATTGGGGTAAGGGTGCAGCACACAGGGATACAAGTCTTGGGCCCTGGTTCCCAGGAGATCTAACTCTTCATTCCTCGTTTCCCAGCTCCCTGGTGACTCAGCTCCGCCAGCTGCAGATGCTTATTGTTCAAACCTCCAACAAAGCTGCCCAGACTAGCACTTGTGTTCTGGTACCATTAATCTATTTCCCATCTCCCCTGCCACCTCCTCCATCTTCTGCCAGGTTGCCATCCTGATGCCCCCACTCCGTAGCTAGACCTATCTTCCCAACCCTGATGACCCCAACTGCCCCCTAGTCACTCTGCCCTCTGCTCCCTTCCCTTATTGTCCCCACAGCCCAAATGTCCTCTTGCTTCTTCCCAGatccttcttttctccttggcTCTCATCATCCTGCCCAGTTTCAGCCCCTTTCAGGGCTTACCAGAAGCTGGGCCTGAGGATTACCAGCCTCACGGAGGTGAGAGGCAAGGGTAGGAAAGGACTCTGTTTTCCAGAGTAGTCAagaagtgggagggaggtccTGTTCTGTCTAGGATCCCCAACCAAGGGAGCACTATTCTACTGCCCTTTTTCCTTCACCCCACAGTGATTTCCAGAAACATCCTGACTCACAAGGACATGACAGAAAATCTGGAGAATCCAGCGGTAGAGTCCAGATTGGAGGGGCCACCTGGGGCCAAGGGTGTAAATGGCTCAACAAGGACACTGCTTGAGAAGACAGGAGGGAGGGCAGGCCCCAGCAGGCACATCAGAACTGTGTTGCATGCAGATGAGATGTGAGCTGTAACACTTCCTGGCCCGCTTCCCAATCACAATAAGGAATCCAGGGCCCCGCTGTGGTTCTGCTTCCTCCTGGGGTTCCCACTCAGGGCTCTTTGGCCTCAGAGGTCAGAATCACATCAGGATGCCCTAGATGTCTGTACTCCATGGCTCAGTCTGCCTATGTCAGGGGGCACCTCAAATACTTCTGTCATGTAtctgtgattttatttcttctttggggaTAGGGTTGAGGGGAAACTGATATTTTggctgagaaataaatttttttttttttgctacgaTTGTATCCTGACAGTTTTAAGTAATAGTAGAAGAGGGGGGAAGATAGGTACCTGGTAAACTGGGGTCTAAAGTTgccaccccctttccctctctacCCCCATGACTTCCTGCCCCAAACCAAATTACACTAGGGGAGGAAAtgattttactctttttattctGCTCATTAATGATTTAGACGAAGAAGATGGGAGAAAGGGGGTGCCACCACAAGGTTCCAGAGAACCAGGGGCACGAGTCAGTTCGTTCCACTTTCTCTCTGAGGTAGGGTCTCTAAGACCCAGATGAAAGGGGAGGAGGTAGCTATATGGACTCAATTTGCTTCCGGACCTTTTCCAGCGCCTTTCTGTCCAGTTGTCGCTGACGAACAATGACAAGGCAAGCAAAGACCAAGGCCACACCTATGACAGTCCCTTCGAATTTCCAGAATAAGTGTTGTTCCATCAGAGCTGAGCGGCAGCTGAGGGCAAGAAGAAACAGTTATCCCCAGGGAAGGCCAGACTGCCTCTCCCTCTAATCTCCCTCCTGTTTCATCCTCACCAAGATATATctgaggagaaaagaggaaaccAGCGTCAGCCTTCTAAAGTGTTGacagtacagggacttccctgatggtccagcggttaagactccgtgcttccactacagggggcacaggttcgatccctggttggggaactaagatccagcatgccgcatggggcggccaaaaataaaaataaagtgtttacaTTAATCccattcaaatatttaatttattttctggtgAGATAAGCAGAGCTGGTATTAACcagttttactgatgagaaaatatGGCCAATAATATAGTGCTGAGGAGTAGAGCTAGGACTTGGGTTCAAGTAATTTGCCTCCAAATCCCCTCCCCTTTCCAATATGCCATGCTACCTCCATACAAAGAGGAAGAGGCAGGACTATCTACTTAAAGTCATAGGAGCAAAGGAGGTGATCTAGGAGGATTCAAGAAGAGAAACCACTTGCCTTTTGAACTCGCTCCTCTTAGATGAGCTGCATGTGATTTTCTCCACATACCCTGTGGAACCACACTCGGGGGTGGTTTTCTGCCAGGAGGAAAGGACCAAAGCACTTGTTAGGAAGGGGCAGCAGGAGAAACAGGAAGGCTGCCATTCAGAATGGGCAGGTGTCCAAGTGCTACGGCTCAGAGCTCGTAGGCAACAGAGAACTATAATGAAGAGTTCTCACGGGGGTGATGAGGTGGTGGTTACAGGATGAGAAGTACGTGTTACTAAGAACACTTCAGGGTCAATAGTCTACGAGAGGCAAGGACAGGTTCCAGAACCTACTAgattaaaaatgaacagaacacGGTTATTAGCTGAACGTTGCCATTAACTTGGAAAGAAAAGGGCACATTTTCAGGGGGAAGACCAGTTCAGATTTGGACTCAGACTGAGACTGCAAAgaaaaaagacgaaaagacaatgcAAAGGCATACTTAGATAGACAGTCCCTGTCTGATTCGATGTAagaagaaggggagagaaaacAGATACTCACAGCCTGGAAATTAGAACATGGAGCACACTCTTCCGCCACCACAAACTCTTCCACCAGCCAGCACGGCAAATTTGAGGTGCTCactagagagggagagaaatgcaaGCCCCAGACCTCGTTCAGAAAATACTTCTCCCCTAAGTTCTGCCCATCAACTTCCCAGCACAGCTAAATGCCCTCGCTCCACGAGGTGCTGTCCTTTTCCACCTGATCTCTAGGTACATGGGAGgagatcaaaacaaaacaaaacaactatagGGGCGTCGGGTTCCCAGACCATCACCCACCTGACAGCTTCTCCTCCCGCACAGGAGCTTCTGCTTGGCTGAAGCAGATGAGAGGGGGGAAATGGGCAAAAGTCAGAAGCCGGAAAACAGGGAacctcccgccccaccccaccccaccccaccccaccccacctcacctccacGGTCCAGGGACACACGGGGCGGGGACGATCCGATCCTCCCGTCCCCTCCTtttccctgccctcagcccctccTTACCAGAGCCTTAAAGTGAAAGCGCAGAGCAACCAGCAGAGGTGGCGGCCCTGGGGGAGGCCACGCCTCCCCACGCCCGCTGGCATGGAGTGCTCAGTATCCCACCTGTCGGGACAGAGGGACCTGCCTGACTGGCCTCGTGCCTCGGTCGGAACGCAAAGACCGCGCTTACACTGCAGTCCTCGGGAAGGTTCCAAGTCAGGGCTGCGAAATGCTGGGGTTGCCTATCAGATCAAAGGCTCTGTCAGTACGCCCCCATGGTCACAACGAGAAAAGGCTAATACGCATTTGTTGCGTAGGACCGTGAGCTTCCTTCTTCGGACTGGTACGGTCCTCATGGAAGGCCGAGGGGGCGTAGAGCCTAGCACCTCCTCCGCTCCGCTTCCGCTCCCGGCGCGGCCATCTTGCGCGCGGAGGATCCTGGGCGCGGGCAGGCTTTCCAGAGCTAGGCCAGTCATCGGAAGCAAAGGCCCGTGGCTTGGCTGATGGGCCTCGTAGTCTTCCGCTCGCTGCTCCCTGGGAATTGCATCTCCCTGCATTTGTACAGCGAGATGCGACCCATTGGCTCGGGGCACCGTTGCATTATGGTGCTGGTAGTCTTTTGCCGGAACCGAGAAGATGGCGGCTGTCAGGCTTGTGGTCCTTCTCGATGCTCCATGGGCTTTCGCCTTTTTGCCCCTCTGGGCTACGTGAACAGCGAGACATAGAAAGGAACGATACGTCGCCCTCTCAGGACTTTCCTCCGTctttaaaatctaaaaaccatTAAGCATCAGGCTTTCCGAtacccctcccccttcccgcCTCGAACGATGGTCAAGGGGAGAAGCTGGGTTGGCGGTCCAGGGATGGAAGCGAAACTGcacttcctcctccctccagggGCAGGAATACCGGAGACTCTGTGAATGAAGCCTTCCCCTGTCTCCGGGCTCCCACTCAGCTCTACTCAGATGTCACTTTCTCGCATGTTAATTGCTAAGTTACTCCCCAGAACCGGTCTTGAATAATCTTAAATTTTCTCAGCTCTCCCTTGCTCCTACTTAATGCAATCAGAAGAGCGTGAGATTTGAAAACCCAAGAAGTGTTGAGTCTAGGTTCATAGGTTCGGGTGCTTATTAGCTACATGACTTTAGGACGGTATCTGGCAGTCAATGTTCTGTGGAAAATGGAAATGCTAATGTGcattttctaggttttttttttttttttgcaagatgCAAATGAAATGTGTATGAAAATCCTTTATTCTCTTATAATTGTATTGCCTCACATTTCTATTGTACTTTTTGAATTCAACGCTTAACTCATTTTGATCCTTTTCAGTAATCCTGAGGAATCAGAGTTgatattatcccaattttatgaATAAGCTCAGAGTGTGTCacttgtccaagggcacacagcaaGTAGGAGAGCTGCGACCTAAGCCTAGACGGTCAACTCCCAGGCCACAGATTTGTGCCTGCTTTCCCTCCCCATGGAGCCAAACCTTGACATATATCCAGAACTGCAGCGACTTGACCCACATTCTGGGTTCATGCTTTACTGTCTGGTAATGTATTAGTCACTATCCTAATTCTGCCAGAAATTTCCTCCTAGTTTTACATACATGTATGTCTGCAGCCTCTCAGACAACTGGACAATGAATTTAGTTTTCGTAGTTGCTCAGTAGATAGGaggtatttaaaataaactaaagatAAATCTAGGCACTATTAATAATCTGTATCCCACCTCTTAAAATCAAAGCACTTATCCCCATGCTTTCTTGTTAACTCTGCTCCACACTCTTCTCCCTCAGGAAGTCTTTCTAGCCTAAAGATCACAgctactcccctccccccacagcccTAAGAGCTAGTGCACTTTTGGAGATCAACAGTGTATCAGGTGCTACATCCCATAAATTCTCTCTTCCCAGCAGACTGAAATCTGGCTGCTCAAGAGCAAGAACTAACAGACTGGAAAGATCACTGGGCGGGGGttgaaaaaacaacaaccaccTGGTGAGGGCTGAGCTTTAATTTTGCTTGTAACTATTTGTTCCCTTAAGTTATTATTTGTCTGTATATGTCAATAGTTGTATGTTATAGAAAGTAGGATATGGGTTTTTTTCCCAGTATTTTTTAGCCATAATAAAAGTTTTGGCTGAAATACAGTATTCTGTTACTCCTTACCCCGTCCCACTGTGCCTCATGACAAGCTGGAAGATTTTGTAAGATCTCACTTTCAATAGCCGCACCAAGCAACTGAATAGGGTCTCCATGCTGaaactggattttaaaatatctgctctGGAGTATGACAAGATGTCGGTCAGTCTTCTTCCTGGGATTCACAAAATGCAAGTCTCTCCTCATCTCTTGAGCAAATTAAACTAGCTGAGCAGTTGACTACAGAGCTCACACATATAAGCCACGGATAAGGATCATCACCCCATCGAAGCTTGGATACATAATacatttatcaaattattttctgaGTCCTTTTCCTGGCACTATCAGACTtttttctgagtgttgtcttttacCAGCAGAAACAGCAGCACATAAAAAGGCTTTGCTGATAGCTCCAGGGTTATGCCATCCACTTCCACACTGCAGGCTTGGGGATTTCTTAAATGCCTTGAACATCATATCCATGAATAAAACTTCTAATGGTACTTTGTCTAAACCAAATCTGACATTTTCATTATCCTGATAAAAGATCAAGTCTGTGAGataattttgctgtttaaaaataccatgtaagggcttccctggtggcgcagtggttgagagtctgcctgccgatgcaggggacacgggttcgtgccccggtctgggaagatcccacatgccgtggagcatctgggcccgtgagccatggccgctgagcgtgcgcatccagagcctgtgctccgcaacgggagaggccacagcaatgagaggccccagcagtgagaggcccgcgtaccacacacacacacaaaaaaaacactgTGTAAGAGTGAAAGGGGTCTACGTATACTTAAGGGAACTCAAGTCTAAGGTttcggggttttttttggccacaccatgcagcatgcaggatgttagttccctgaccggggatcaaacatgtgccccctgcattgggagtggtaCCAATGGGAgtgggagtcttaaccactgtaccaccagggaagtcccaagtctaAGTTTCTTTCTCATGGTTCTTTTGCATGCCAATAGTTTTGCTTCTTTGTTATTCAGTAGTTACAGGcagtttttgttaaattttactAATCCCTTTTCTAGTAAGTACCACCCAGAGGTTATATTAACTTGACCattgtgcttggcacatagtagatgctcaataaatatttatgactaAATGAACCTCttctgtgtctcattttcctcacctataaaagcAGATAATAATGCTTACTAGTTACTTAAAGGGATTCCTGGCAGAATCAAAGATGCTAGCAGAAATAACTGGATAAAAAATACTGGttctggtcttccctggtggcgcagtggttgagagtctgcctgccaatgcaggcgacatgggttcgtgccccagtccgggaggatcccacatgccgcggagcggctgggcccgtgagccatggccgctgggcctgtgcatccagagcctgtgctccccaacgggagagcccacaacagtgagaggcatgcgtaccgcaaaaaaaaaaaaccaaaaaacaaaaaatactggtTCTGCTATTTCCCTGAGGCTAGGGCTGTCACTCCTCTGGGGAGGCCCAAGAAAGAGTCCTGCTCTTTTAGAATCTCCTGGACAAGACTCTGCACAAAGGATCCTCTAAATCCCATGCTGGAAAGAGGATGTCCAGACCTTCAGTTTCAAAGAAACTCTGCTCCTTGTTTCCCTCATCAATTAAACagctggggaagggagagctGTAGGATTAGGCATTACAGGAACTCAGCCAGATTCAAGCAGACCAACCACCTCAGAGAGACAAGAATTAGGTTTATGAGTAGAGACCAATTCTGACAATGATGAAAGTTACCCAAACCAGGGACATTTGTGCAAATGGTGGCCTTTAATACTGAGAAAGACCATGCAGAGTGACAGGATAGGACCAAACCTTCAGACGGTGGTGCTGAGCCAGCCTCTCACAGGACCCTAAAGCCTGCTCCAGTAACAGAataaatcaattatttatttacatttatatttgccCTGGAAACCCAGAGAAGGTCTGAGGCTTAGGGCCATctatccttcctttcctcctccctctcttcctaccTCCTTTTCaccttctttcactttctcaattctttcccttcttcttgcctctccttccctctctagtctacttctttcttttcctctttcctcctcgctccttcctttttttcttctccatattCTCCCCATTCTTCCACCATCTACCCATCTCTATCCCTCCAAGCCCCACGTGCTACTTCTCCCCTGCCCAGTCCCTCAGCCCTGCCTCCCTCAGGTTCAGCCTCCAGGCTTAGGGCGGAGAGGCAGAAGGGGAGTCCTCAGCCCAGGGAGCACTTGTTGGTGTTCTTCTTGTCACAAGTTTTCAGGTCAGTGCTGGGGGGCTTGTTGCTGTTTCCCTAGAGGGAGAAGGGTACAGGGGTCACGGTGAGAATGGCTAGCTGGGGTCTGGGGTCACCCTCATGGGCAGTCTTAGCACTGCTCTCCTCGTCAGTTTTTACTCCCAATgtgcgcatgcacacacacgcacacgcacacacactcacatgcacagTTGTACTTAGCCTAGCAGAACCAACTCACTGATCTCCGGCCTCCTGACTTGAGCAAAATGTCCCGGGCCAGTGAACTGAAAGCCTAATGGGGAAAGTAGAGAGTGGTCAGAACAGGTTGGAGGGGAGGATAAGTCTATCTTCCAATACTTCATCTCTTTGAGGGATGAAGGATGGGGTGTGTCTCACCTCATCCACATTCATGCTGGATTTAGCACTTGTCTCGAAAAATCGGATTCCGTGCTCCCGGGCCAACTGCATGGAGTGTGAAGTGGTAAAAAGAGAGTTGGATGAAGGACAGCAGCCAAGTCCCTGCAATCTGGCCTCATCTTGGCCCTCCTGGCCCAGTTCTAGAACATTGCCCAGCCTGCTCTTACCTTATCGGCCTGCTCCTTCTGGACCTTCCTCTTGGCCTCCATATCACACTTGTTTCCCAGTAAGAGGCGCTCTACCCCAGCCGAGGCATTCTGGGACAAAAGGTAAGAGTAAAAGTTGGGTCCTGCTCATTTTCATAGTCTCCTTCATCCTCCAGGTTCGACCCAATTCCCCTGTCTCTCTGGGAGGGTCCTCACCTCTTTGATGCTCTTCATCCAGTTCTGAATATTCTCGAAGGATTTCTCATCTGTGATGTCATATACTAGGATAATACCCTGGGGAATGGCAGAGTTCACAATGGAGCCTTGTACCATATTCCCCTGTTTAGGCTTCCTACTGCCCTCTAAGTGACCCTGCAAATTCTATCCACAAGTCTAATCACTAGGCCACATGGGGCCCTCTGCAACCCATACTGTGCCCCTCCCCATTTTTCTCTGCCCCAACTCCTGTCCCTCTATATTCATACATTCTAGTGCCTCATGCCTCATCCCTCGTCCAGAACCACACTTCATACCATGGCTCCACGGTAATAGGCAGTAGTTATCGTCTTGAATCGCTCTTGGCCAGCTGTGTCCCTGAAGAGGTGGAATATTTCATGGGGTGGAATACAGGGAAGAGATCTCCAAAGAGagaatcccacccccaccccctaagAATTTAGCTTTTGCAACTGAAAGGAACAGAATCAGGAAAcagtaaaggaagaaagggatAAAGGAGAGTTGAGCTGATACTGATGGTAAAGGCCTAAGAAACAggtctttctgttttattcattgtttactctgtgccaagcactgtgtatatatcattttatttgtgtcattttatGTAATCTTCACTCTATCCTTGTGAGACATGTTTTATtgtctctattttacaaatgaggaaacagatttaGAGAGGCCAAATAACTGATGAAGGTCATTCTGTACCAGAACCAGGATTGAACCACATTCTCCTCTTATCTGTTGTATCATAATGCCTCCATTAAGCCTTTTACCACTTGACACCCTTAGGATCTCCAGCTTCCTCAGGGCAGTCAGGTCAAACCTCTACACTTGGCTTTATGGCCTCTCCACTAGACTGAGAGTCAAGTCTTAATTCTGCTATTTGCTATTTAACTGTTTAGAGCCTGTTTCCACATTATAGTTCAACAGACAATTGATCTAGCTAGACAGCTGACAAGTTCAGAGGATGTTCCAGGTCCAGGAGAGGCAAGAGAATTACAAAAAAGCTGAAAATAGTTGAGTAAGCAGGAAGAGAGATGAAAGGACATCTGAATGAGGTGACaaatgaattagaaaatgtaCTGGAAGGAGCattgggaaagggagagaaatgaagctaaaaagaagagaaacaccTA
This genomic stretch from Kogia breviceps isolate mKogBre1 chromosome 1, mKogBre1 haplotype 1, whole genome shotgun sequence harbors:
- the JTB gene encoding protein JTB isoform X2, yielding MPAGVGRRGLPQGRHLCWLLCAFTLRLCQAEAPVREEKLSVSTSNLPCWLVEEFVVAEECAPCSNFQAKTTPECGSTGYVEKITCSSSKRSEFKSCRSALMEQHLFWKFEGTVIGVALVFACLVIVRQRQLDRKALEKVRKQIESI
- the JTB gene encoding protein JTB isoform X1, with protein sequence MRRDLHFVNPRKKTDRHLVILQSRYFKIQFQHGDPIQLLGAAIESEILQNLPACHEAQWDGILKTEESPERATYRSFLCLAVHVAQRGKKAKAHGASRRTTSLTAAIFSVPAKDYQHHNATVPRANGSHLAVQMQGDAIPREQRAEDYEAHQPSHGPLLPMTGLALESLPAPRILRAQDGRAGSGSGAEEVLGSTPPRPSMRTVPVRRRKLTVLRNKCVLAFSRCDHGGVLTEPLI
- the RAB13 gene encoding ras-related protein Rab-13, with protein sequence MAKAYDHLFKLLLIGDSGVGKTCLIIRFAEDNFNNTYISTIGIDFKIRTVDIEGKKIKLQVWDTAGQERFKTITTAYYRGAMGIILVYDITDEKSFENIQNWMKSIKENASAGVERLLLGNKCDMEAKRKVQKEQADKLAREHGIRFFETSAKSSMNVDEAFSSLARDILLKSGGRRSGNSNKPPSTDLKTCDKKNTNKCSLG